One window from the genome of Atribacteraceae bacterium encodes:
- a CDS encoding flavin reductase family protein has translation MVKKKVPWLSVVSESLQTIDEVGGLLLVSRLDEGMPNIMTIGWVQMGITWGRPVCTVLVRPSRFTFGIIEQSGAFTVSVPTRNQKEAVRIAGTVSGKNLDKFSQTGLTPVYHSDFSVPGITECSIDINCVVVQKTRVDPAHFKPSIIAEYYPENDYHTVYFGHIQSVRRTGE, from the coding sequence GTGGTCAAAAAAAAAGTACCATGGTTGAGCGTCGTTAGCGAATCCCTGCAGACCATCGACGAAGTCGGTGGTCTGCTGCTGGTGAGCCGCTTAGATGAAGGAATGCCGAATATCATGACCATTGGCTGGGTCCAGATGGGAATCACTTGGGGGAGGCCGGTGTGTACCGTTTTGGTTAGGCCTTCCCGGTTTACGTTTGGTATCATCGAACAAAGCGGCGCTTTTACAGTGTCGGTTCCCACTCGAAATCAAAAGGAAGCGGTGCGGATTGCCGGGACGGTTTCGGGTAAAAACCTGGATAAGTTTTCCCAGACGGGCTTGACGCCAGTGTATCATTCTGACTTTTCGGTTCCTGGGATTACCGAATGCAGCATAGATATTAACTGTGTGGTGGTACAAAAAACACGGGTTGACCCTGCACACTTCAAGCCATCCATCATCGCCGAGTATTATCCGGAAAATGATTATCATACCGTCTATTTTGGCCATATTCAGAGTGTCCGTCGGACAGGTGAGTAG